From one Triticum urartu cultivar G1812 chromosome 3, Tu2.1, whole genome shotgun sequence genomic stretch:
- the LOC125542548 gene encoding uncharacterized protein LOC125542548: MASSCWFLLFVWVVWWLPLILAGPEDQAGGGCSSSAKMCGNLTISNPFWLTDWETGRSCGPMDFEVNCFIGTSVLKSSGLTGFGILNISYKERSLRVVDVYKEEDFNESKSCHFPRWNTSGKLASQFKVSHANLNIIFYNCTKTPERWDSPLVEMRCENKSNTFVRVGVPYDVMGAYASYALEGCDATIMPVMGSPGKANVSDYEQLINGGFLLTWDHRTPLPTPAPARKFTRNHLLINFVVSSLI; encoded by the coding sequence ATGGCTTCAagctgctggttcttgctgttCGTCTGGGTAGTATGGTGGCTGCCACTGATACTCGCCGGGCCTGAGGATCAGGCAGGGGGAGGCTGCTCGAGCTCGGCCAAGATGTGCGGCAACCTCACCATCTCCAACCCATTCTGGCTCACTGACTGGGAGACGGGAAGATCGTGTGGTCCCATGGATTTCGAGGTCAATTGCTTTATCGGTACGTCGGTTCTCAAGAGCTCTGGATTAACTGGCTTTGGAATTCTCAACATCTCCTACAAGGAGCGCAGTCTGCGTGTCGTCGATGTATACAAAGAGGAAGACTTCAACGAATCCAAGAGCTGCCATTTCCCGAGATGGAACACATCAGGCAAACTGGCATCTCAGTTTAAGGTCAGCCACGCCAATCTGAATATCATCTTCTACAACTGCACGAAAACGCCAGAGCGTTGGGACAGCCCGCTGGTGGAGATGAGATGCGAGAACAAAAGTAACACGTTTGTTCGCGTGGGAGTGCCGTACGATGTGATGGGGGCCTACGCCAGTTATGCCTTGGAGGGCTGTGATGCTACCATCATGCCGGTGATGGGCTCGCCGGGCAAGGCGAATGTCAGCGACTACGAGCAGCTCATCAACGGTGGATTCCTCTTGACATGGGATCATCGGACACCTCTCCCTACGCCTGCACCAGCACGTAAGTTCACCCGCAATCATCTTTTAATCAATTTTGTGGTAAGCTCACTCATCTAA
- the LOC125546554 gene encoding uncharacterized protein LOC125546554 — MGISYEERNLRVVDVYKEEHFNISNSSCQFPTWNTSAQLAPPFKVNPANLNLVFYNFTETAAHRNRALVKMRCVDAANAYVRTRVRYDATRDYAGYALEGCNAIVVPVMASSSSTNTSHYKQLIRAGFHMSWDLPPLPAPVPPPTPAPARKFTRRIIFKILIKFCCQARTFSTCYVVLSPSGITCHKQQVASITKIDSGMKSEFLSSA; from the exons ATGGGCATCTCCTACGAGGAACGCAATTTGCGTGTCGTTGATGTATACAAAGAGGAACACTTCAACATCTCCAATAGCAGCTGTCAGTTCCCGACATGGAACACCTCCGCGCAACTGGCACCTCCGTTTAAGGTCAACCCTGCCAACCTGAACCTCGTCTTCTACAACTTCACGGAGACGGCAGCTCATCGGAACAGGGCGCTGGTGAAGATGAGATGTGTGGACGCGGCCAATGCATATGTTCGCACGCGAGTGCGCTACGACGCGACCAGGGACTATGCCGGCTACGCTCTAGAGGGTTGCAATGCTATCGTCGTGCCGGTAATGGCCTCGTCCAGCTCGACGAACACGAGCCACTACAAGCAGCTCATCAGGGCTGGCTTCCACATGTCATGGGATTTGCCACCTCTCCCTGCACCTGTACCTCCCCCTACGCCTGCGCCTGCACGTAAGTTCACCCGCCGAATCATCTTCAAAATTTTAATCAAGTTTTGTTGCCAAGCTAGGACGTTCAGTACCTGTTATGTAGTACTCtctccgtccggaattacttgtcaca AACAACAAGTGGCTTCTATTACGAAGATCGATTCTGGTATGAAGTCTGAATTTCTCAGCTCTGCCTAA
- the LOC125542546 gene encoding LEAF RUST 10 DISEASE-RESISTANCE LOCUS RECEPTOR-LIKE PROTEIN KINASE-like 2.4 produces the protein MDPFHVSAAAMFFSAMLLLTLLSGITASAQETTTSSLLSTSCEPAMCGSLRIEYPFWLGGTHPPECGYWAFQVSCHSNGTASLKNSIWTYQILEISYPDSTFRVTNSQLSDGTCDFELRVNASSELGLAPFSISAANHQLFFLYNCTEQQARQPPPTWAHVNCANGSLNNSFALLAGNYKPDDKWEPENCTVSMMPVLGYPGATGANYNRLIKGGFRLEYTAGDCTSCRETGGLCRINTTYDIFECRCSDGVSDLIICHSSGSKGTSKKIILIVVTSAAGALLFTCIYVLVWRKKGKRLRFLLCKKTSSNTEKNYEAMIVSYGSLAPKRYMYSEVMKITSSRNDQLGKGGYGVVFKGSLHDGRLVAVKFLHDCKGNGDEFVNEVMSIGRTSHVNVVSLYGFCLEGSKRALIYEYMPNGSLDKYIYSEHPKEILGWERLYGIAIGIARGLEYLHHSCNTRIVHFDIKPQNILLDKDFSPKIADFGLAKLCHTKESKVSMTGTRGTIGFIAPEVHSQSFGVVSTKSDVYSYGMMLLEMVGGRRNVKPIVAKSSEKYFPDWIYDHFAQDDGLQACEVTSEIEEIARKMTLIGLWCVQILPAYRPTITKVLEMFERSSDDMDMPPKQNFSGLLESAAHNMDVQSSSSTRSEEISLVNSKILQQSPTL, from the exons ATGGATCCGTTTCACGTCTCTGCAGCTGCCATGTTCTTCTCAGCCATGCTTCTGCTCACCCTCCTCTCTGGCATCACCGCCAGCGCCCAAGAAACCACAACGTCGTCGTTGCTCTCAACATCCTGTGAGCCGGCGATGTGCGGGAGTCTGCGCATCGAGTACCCGTTCTGGCTCGGCGGCACGCACCCGCCAGAGTGCGGCTACTGGGCCTTCCAGGTCAGCTGCCACAGCAACGGCACGGCCTCCCTCAAGAACTCCATCTGGACGTACCAGATTCTGGAGATCTCCTACCCAGACAGCACCTTCCGGGTCACCAACTCCCAGCTCTCCGACGGCACCTGCGACTTCGAGCTCCGCGTGAACGCCTCCTCCGAACTCGGCCTCGCGCCATTCAGCATCAGCGCGGCTAACCACCAGCTCTTCTTCCTGTACAACTGCACCGAGCAGCAGGCGCGGCAGCCGCCGCCGACGTGGGCGCATGTGAACTGCGCCAACGGCTCGCTCAACAACTCGTTCGCGTTGCTTGCTGGGAATTACAAGCCGGACGACAAATGGGAGCCGGAGAACTGCACTGTGTCCATGATGCCGGTGCTCGGCTACCCGGGGGCGACTGGGGCAAACTACAACCGGCTGATCAAGGGCGGGTTTCGTCTCGAGTACACGGCCGGCGACTGCACATCGTGCAGAGAGACCGGTGGGCTTTGCCGGATCAACACCACCTATGATATCTTCGAGTGCCGCTGCTCTGACGGCGTGTCTGACCTCATCATCTGTCATAGTTCAG GTAGCAAGGGGACTAGCAAGAAGATTATTCTAATAG TTGTGACATCAGCCGCTGGAGCCTTGCTCTTTACATGTATTTATGTCCTGGTATGGCGCAAAAAAGGGAAAAGACTAAGGTTTCTCCTTTGCAAGAAGACTAGCAGCAACACCGAAAAGAATTATGAGGCCATGATAGTATCGTACGGATCCCTAGCTCCAAAAAGATACATGTATTCAGAGGTAATGAAGATAACATCTTCTCGCAACGATCAGCTTGGAAAAGGAGGTTATGGTGTTGTTTTCAAAGGAAGTCTGCATGATGGTCGTCTGGTCGCAGTAAAATTCTTGCATGACTGCAAAGGAAATGGGGACGAGTTTGTTAATGAAGTTATGAGCATTGGCAGGACCTCTCATGTTAATGTTGTTAGCTTATATGGGTTTTGTTTGGAGGGATCAAAGCGAGCTCTTATATATGAGTACATGCCCAACGGTTCCTTGGATAAGTACATTTATTCAGAGCACCCCAAAGAAATTTTAGGATGGGAGAGGCTTTATGGGATAGCAATTGGGATTGCTCGTGGCCTCGAATACTTGCACCATAGCTGTAATACACGTATCGTCCATTTCGATATCAAGCCCCAAAATATCCTTCTAGACAAAGATTTTAGCCCAAAGATTGCTGATTTTGGTCTAGCTAAATTGTGTCATACAAAAGAGAGCAAGGTTTCAATGACTGGTACTAGAGGAACAATTGGGTTCATCGCTCCAGAAGTTCACTCTCAAAGCTTCGGAGTGGTTTCAACAAAGTCAGATGTTTATAGTTATGGAATGATGCTGCTGGAGATGGTTGGAGGCAGGAGAAACGTAAAACCAATTGTTGCAAAATCCAGCGAAAAGTATTTTCCAGACTGGATATACGACCACTTTGCGCAAGATGATGGATTACAAGCATGTGAAGTCACATCAGAAATTGAGGAAATCGCAAGAAAGATGACCTTAATTGGCTTGTGGTGCGTACAAATATTGCCTGCATATCGCCCTACCATAACCAAAGTTCTAGAAATGTTCGAGAGAAGCTCAGATGACATGGACATGCCACCAAAGCAAAACTTCTCTGGATTGCT TGAAAGTGCAGCTCACAATATGGATGTACAGAGTTCAAGTTCTACCAGATCTGAGGAGATCAGCCTTGTGAATTCAAAAATCCTACAACAATCGCCAACTCTGTGA